The Chryseobacterium wanjuense genome includes a window with the following:
- a CDS encoding RNA polymerase sigma factor gives MNDEQLFLLIGKAKEKDQKAQTKLINIFWVDVFSFVMKKVKDENDADEITVNVFSKVLSKLDMYDPHFQFKTWVLTIAQNTIIDFWRRKSRENQDPTENLDEVKNQFAKSPEELMISAEEQKKIIKTIESLDANYQDIIKLRFFEEKSIKEIAEELGISVANTKVRVMRAKKVLAELLKNNEFEDN, from the coding sequence ATGAACGACGAACAACTATTCCTGCTCATCGGCAAAGCAAAGGAAAAAGACCAGAAAGCTCAGACCAAGCTCATCAACATCTTTTGGGTTGATGTTTTTTCTTTTGTCATGAAAAAAGTGAAGGATGAAAATGATGCAGATGAAATTACAGTGAATGTTTTTTCAAAAGTCTTGTCGAAACTGGATATGTATGATCCTCATTTCCAATTTAAAACCTGGGTTTTAACGATTGCCCAAAATACCATTATCGATTTTTGGAGAAGAAAAAGCCGTGAAAATCAGGATCCTACAGAAAACTTGGATGAAGTAAAAAATCAGTTTGCAAAATCTCCGGAAGAATTAATGATTTCCGCGGAAGAACAAAAGAAAATCATCAAAACCATCGAATCTTTAGACGCTAATTATCAGGATATTATCAAATTAAGATTTTTTGAGGAAAAGAGCATCAAAGAAATCGCCGAAGAACTCGGAATTTCCGTTGCCAATACCAAAGTTCGGGTAATGCGAGCCAAAAAAGTCTTAGCTGAATTGTTGAAAAATAATGAGTTTGAGGACAATTAA
- a CDS encoding GLPGLI family protein, with protein sequence MKKIIILFHLLIVAIIFSQKKFDVVYEADYKLNYKLSNANNYKKETTFALLINEKSSFFKDLHRYISDSLLVEKKLNTLEEAMKYNTDFRGYIGTTSAKLYVTDEINYAYFGYEEPNNINWKIKNEFKTIAGYKCQRAEATKYGRTWIAWFASEIPFQFGPYKFNGLPGLIAEVYDTKDDYHYTLYAFRKRKYTCKSANNATNVKNLTKEKVAEIFKNRLAGKLRLNEQFIENAEDREYMKQNAIKAEKNYNPIELSLY encoded by the coding sequence ATGAAAAAAATCATTATTTTATTTCACTTATTAATCGTAGCAATCATTTTTTCTCAGAAAAAATTTGATGTGGTGTATGAAGCAGATTATAAGCTCAATTATAAACTTTCTAATGCCAATAACTATAAAAAAGAAACAACTTTCGCGCTACTTATTAATGAAAAATCTTCTTTTTTTAAAGATTTACATAGATACATATCAGATTCTCTCTTGGTTGAAAAAAAACTTAATACACTTGAGGAAGCTATGAAATATAACACAGATTTTCGTGGTTATATTGGGACTACATCAGCAAAATTGTATGTAACCGATGAAATTAATTATGCTTATTTTGGTTATGAAGAACCAAATAATATTAATTGGAAAATTAAAAATGAATTTAAAACGATAGCAGGATATAAATGCCAAAGAGCAGAAGCCACTAAATATGGAAGAACTTGGATAGCTTGGTTTGCTTCTGAGATTCCATTTCAATTTGGACCATATAAATTCAACGGTTTGCCGGGTTTAATTGCTGAAGTGTATGATACTAAAGATGATTATCATTACACACTTTACGCCTTTAGAAAAAGAAAGTATACTTGCAAATCTGCTAACAATGCAACCAATGTGAAAAATTTAACAAAAGAAAAAGTGGCAGAAATTTTTAAAAATAGACTTGCTGGAAAATTAAGATTAAATGAGCAGTTTATAGAAAATGCAGAAGATCGTGAATATATGAAACAAAATGCTATAAAAGCAGAAAAAAATTATAATCCGATTGAGCTTAGTCTATATTGA